A region from the Populus trichocarpa isolate Nisqually-1 chromosome 18, P.trichocarpa_v4.1, whole genome shotgun sequence genome encodes:
- the LOC7458413 gene encoding uncharacterized protein LOC7458413, whose amino-acid sequence MDQIRKTMMQHEALFKEQVQALHKLYNIQKAAMQEIRGRNYSQARVLAFNPESLVLVESQHCGSVLERKPSRPVFTAGRGLKKDPLALSLRPFCTFKENKGSGFLWIDGIGDGTSPPAHRKPVRDFDLEKVPEDEADESADLEGIPKQWKGSNLPESTELFQDFGSSGEVALTSPKSELHNSHDDDVDSFPKDPVKCSQDSSILEPKQLDEFNIQRSIHLETNSNLAQKNLNLPAVAKDSSNGSNSIKSQDTEFCKKKDTCVSRDTSCKEDQASPRSKEVFLSKCEEVPLISQDVLRSSASSTHTVYEIKHTDSNSHSNGEHENTISLEKTPVVTKDNQNKKGKSVLYEECESLAAEILLSFAPNKSQADTERHSAEAESGNSYGDLTTTDEKPSLCQKRCATFSSGGRVYESLSWTHSANRMRTIKRHQQ is encoded by the exons ATGGATCAGATACGAAAGACAATGATGCAACATGAAGCTTTGTTTAAGGAACAG GTTCAGGCACTGCACAAGCTGTACAATATCCAGAAAGCAGCAATGCAGGAAATAAGGGGAAGAAATTATTCTCAGGCACGAGTGCTTGCATTTAATCCTGAAAGTCTTGTACTTGTGGAAAGCCAACATTGTGGTTCTGTTTTGGAAAGGAAACCTTCGAGGCCGGTGTTTACTGCTGGTCGAGGACTTAAGAAAGATCCATTGGCTCTTTCTTTGCGTCCGTTTTGCACATTCAAAGAGAATAAAGGTAGTGGCTTTCTGTGGATTGATGGCATAGGAGATGGAACTTCCCCCCCTGCTCATAGAAAACCTGTGAGAGattttgatcttgaaaaggtcCCAGAAGACGAAGCTGATGAGTCCGCTGATCTTGAAGGAATACCAAAGCAATGGAAAGGAAGCAACTTGCCAGAATCTACTGAATTGTTTCAAGATTTTGGAAGCAGTGGTGAAGTTGCATTAACCAGTCCAAAGTCAGAACTACACAATAGTCATGATGACGACGTAGATTCATTTCCCAAAGATCCTGTCAAATGCTCTCAAGATTCTTCAATCCTGGAACCGAAACAACTTGACGAGTTCAATATCCAAAGGTCGATTCACTTGGAAACAAACTCCAATCTGGCACAGAAAAATCTGAACTTACCTGCTGTTGCGAAGGACTCAAGCAATGGAAGCAATAGCATCAAATCCCAGGACACAGAGTTCTGCAAGAAAAAAGATACTTGTGTCAGTAGGGACACTAGTTGCAAGGAAGATCAGGCAAGCCCCAGAAGCAAGGAAGTCTTCCTTTCGAAATGTGAAGAAGTGCCCCTAATAAGCCAAGATGTTTTGAGATCTTCAGCCTCCTCTACCCACACAGTTTATGAAATCAAACACACAGACAGTAATAGTCATTCAAACGGTGAACACGAAAACACTATAAGCTTGGAGAAGACTCCTGTTGTAACAAAGGACAATCAGAACAAGAAGGGTAAATCGGTCCTTTATGAAGAATGTGAAAGTCTGGCAGCTGAAATTTTGCTCAGTTTTGCACCCAATAAATCACAGGCTGATACTGAAAGGCATTCAGCGGAAGCTGAGTCAGGTAATTCTTATGGAGACCTTACAACTACGGATGAGAAGCCAAGTTTGTGTCAGAAAAGATGTGCAACCTTTAGCAGTGGTGGTAGAGTTTACGAATCCTTGAGCTGGACACATTCAGCTAATAGGATGAGGACTATTAAAAGACACCAGCAGTAA
- the LOC7465411 gene encoding stromal cell-derived factor 2-like protein, with protein sequence MALAFLGLSIFLFLNLDLDGASFSPASASSSSASDSALEITYGSVIKLMHERTKYRLHSHDVPYGSGSGQQSVTGFPNVDDANSYWIVRPQPGTNAKQGDTIKSGTIVRLQHMKTRKWLHSHLHASPISGNLEVSCFGGENESDTGDYWRLLIEGSGKTWKQDQRIRLQHVDTQGYLHSHDKKYQRIAGGQQEVCGVREKRADNVWLTAEGVYLPITASK encoded by the exons ATGGCTCTTGCTTTCCTCGGTCTCTCTATCTTTCTCTTCCTCAATCTTGATCTTGATGGCGCTTCCTTCTCCCCTGCCTCTGCTTCCTCGTCCTCCGCCTCTGATTCCGCCCTCGAG ATTACTTATGGGAGTGTTATTAAGCTGATGCATGAGAGGACGAAATATAGGCTGCATTCACATGATGTGCCTTATGGGTCTGGAAGTGGGCAGCAATCTGTTACTGGGTTTCCTAATGTTGATGATGCTAATAGCTATTGG ATTGTTAGGCCTCAGCCAGGGACAAATGCTAAACAAGGTGACACCATTAAGAGTGGGACAATTGTCCGTCTGCAACACATGAAGACTCGAAAGTGGCTGCACAGTCATTTGCATGCATCCCCAATCTCTGGCAACTTAGAG GTTAGTTGCTTTGGGGGAGAGAATGAATCTGACACTGGAGATTACTGGAG GCTTTTGATTGAAGGGAGTGGAAAGACATGGAAGCAAGATCAAAGGATTCGGCTTCAGCATGTCGACACCCAGGGCTACTTGCATAGTCATGACAAGAAATACCAACGAATTGCTGGGGGGCAGCAGGAG GTATGTGGTGTCCGAGAAAAACGTGCTGACAATGTTTGGCTGACAGCAGAAGGCGTATACCTCCCTATTACTGCAAGCAAGTAA
- the LOC7458411 gene encoding cytochrome b561, DM13 and DOMON domain-containing protein At5g54830: protein MNYNLLIILGFGFFLFNNFLFFVSNADPGQSCPKTSPFVGFKSEFSMVQHQVRGFLTITDDCSFTVSQFDMLSGSDVHFWGSIAPDFDNLTNGFIISDYKLNETYKNASFSVKLSRNATWDRIQVLSIWDLLTESDFGHVILSNGSDLAPAPSGNDSGGEEGKSGPFRVPTMFDNCKVLSNDYRIRWSLDEDFIDIGLEAAISIQNYMAFGWANPNANSEVMIGGDVAVAGFTEEGMPFVDDFYITRYSECTIDKDGSAHGVCPDTIYEGSDPVGLVNNTKLSYGHRRDGVSFIRYRRPLVSVDTKYDLPVNYTENMTVIWALGLMRPPDTIRPYYLPQNHGGRMSVTYGHLVLNVSDQVNECLGPLDAADKEDQDLIIADANKPLVVTTGPAVHYPNPPNPSKVLYINKKEAPVLKVERGVPVKFSVQAGHDVALYITSDLIGGNATLRNKTETIYAGGSEAEGVLASPMELIWEPDRNTPDQVYYHSLFQKKMGWRVQVVDGGLSDMYNNSVLLDDQQVTFFWTLSKDSISIAARGEKKSGYIAIGFGTGMVNSYAYVGWIDDIGKGHVNSFWIDGRDASSVHPTNENLTDIRCKSENGIVTFEFTRPLKPCSHNDRVECKNIIDPTTPLKVIWALGTKWSDEHLNEKNMHFETSHRPIQVLLMRGSAEAEQDLRPVLAVHGFMMFLAWGILLPGGIMAARYLKHVKGDSWYQTHVYLQYSGLAILLLGLLFAVAELRGLYVSSAHVKFGLAAIFLACVQPVNASMRPKKPANGEEVSSKRCLWEYLHFIVGRSAIIVGIAALFSGLKHLGDRYGDENVHGYLWALILWFAIGTMIVTYLEYQEKQRRSGRILGRSNWVLGNLEEEDSIDLLSPARVSAQKDAQHSGRMEVQLEPMNR, encoded by the coding sequence ATGAATTACAATCTTCTAAtaattttagggtttgggttttttctcttcaataacTTCCTCTTCTTCGTTTCTAATGCGGATCCGGGTCAATCTTGCCCGAAGACCAGCCCGTTTGTGGGGTTCAAGTCTGAATTCTCCATGGTTCAACACCAAGTACGTGGGTTTCTAACCATAACCGATGACTGCTCTTTTACGGTTTCTCAGTTTGATATGCTATCAGGATCCGATGTTCACTTTTGGGGCTCCATCGCGCCCGACTTTGATAATCTCACAAATGGGTTTATAATTTCTGATTATAAACTCAATGAGACTTATAAAAATGCAAGCTTTAGTGTGAAATTGAGTCGAAATGCTACTTGGGATCGGATCCAAGTCCTATCCATATGGGACTTGTTGACGGAATCCGATTTTGGGCATGTAATTCTCTCAAATGGATCTGATTTGGCCCCGGCACCGTCTGGTAATGATAGTGGTGGTGAGGAAGGCAAATCTGGGCCTTTTAGAGTTCCGACGATGTTTGATAATTGTAAGGTATTGTCTAATGATTATAGGATTAGGTGGAGTTTGGACGAGGATTTTATTGATATAGGATTAGAGGCAGCAATTTCTATTCAAAATTATATGGCATTTGGTTGGGCGAATCCGAATGCAAATTCGGAGGTTATGATCGGTGGTGATGTGGCGGTGGCAGGGTTTACGGAGGAAGGAATGCCTTTTGTTGATGACTTTTATATCACTAGGTATAGCGAGTGTACTATAGATAAGGATGGTTCAGCTCATGGGGTTTGCCCTGATACGATATATGAAGGATCGGACCCTGTTGGATTGGTGAACAATACGAAGTTGAGTTATGGGCATAGAAGGGATGGGGTGTCGTTTATCAGGTACAGGAGGCCATTGGTTTCGGTTGATACCAAGTATGATTTGCCGGTGAATTATACAGAGAACATGACAGTGATTTGGGCTTTGGGGTTGATGAGGCCTCCTGATACTATTCGGCCTTACTATTTGCCGCAGAATCATGGAGGGCGAATGTCAGTGACTTATGGGCATTTGGTGCTCAATGTATCTGATCAGGTGAATGAGTGTTTAGGGCCCTTGGATGCTGCAGACAAGGAGGATCAGGATTTGATTATTGCAGATGCAAACAAGCCTCTTGTTGTTACTACTGGTCCTGCAGTTCATTACCCCAATCCACCTAATCCTTCAAAAGTTTTGTACATTAATAAGAAGGAGGCTCCTGTTTTGAAAGTTGAAAGAGGGGTGCCAGTGAAGTTTTCGGTGCAAGCTGGACATGATGTTGCATTGTACATTACTTCAGATTTGATTGGTGGTAATGCAACACTGAGGAACAAGACTGAGACGATATATGCGGGAGGGTCTGAAGCTGAAGGTGTTCTGGCTAGTCCAATGGAATTGATCTGGGAACCAGATAGGAATACTCCAGATCAGGTGTACTATCATTCTCTGTTTCAGAAGAAGATGGGTTGGAGAGTTCAGGTGGTTGATGGGGGTTTATCTGATATGTATAACAACAGTGTCCTTTTGGATGATCAGCAAGTCACATTCTTTTGGACGTTGTCAAAAGACTCTATATCTATTGCTGCCCGCGGTGAGAAAAAGAGTGGTTATATTGCGATAGGATTTGGTACTGGAATGGTTAATAGCTATGCTTATGTGGGTTGGATTGACGATATCGGTAAAGGGCATGTAAATTCATTTTGGATTGATGGAAGGGATGCCTCAAGTGTACATCCAACAAATGAGAATTTGACGGATATAAGGTGCAAATCAGAAAATGGGATCGTTACCTTTGAGTTTACACGACCATTGAAACCTTGTAGTCACAATGATCGGGTAGAGTGTAAAAATATCATCGATCCTACAACTCCTCTCAAGGTCATATGGGCACTGGGTACTAAATGGTCAGATGAACACCTAAATGAGAAGAATATGCATTTTGAAACTAGCCATAGGCCTATACAGGTGTTGCTTATGCGTGGTTCTGCAGAAGCAGAGCAAGATTTACGGCCGGTGTTAGCTGTACATGGGTTCATGATGTTCCTTGCTTGGGGTATTTTGCTTCCTGGTGGAATTATGGCCGCTAGATACTTGAAGCATGTGAAAGGGGATAGCTGGTACCAGACACATGTTTACTTGCAGTATTCAGGTTTAGCCATTCTCCTACTTGGCCTTCTATTTGCAGTAGCTGAGCTTCGGGGCCTCTATGTCAGTTCAGCTCATGTTAAATTTGGGCTTGCTGCTATATTTCTGGCCTGTGTACAGCCAGTTAATGCCTCCATGAGGCCTAAAAAACCTGCTAATGGAGAGGAGGTTTCCTCAAAAAGGTGTCTCTGGGAGTATCTTCACTTCATTGTTGGCAGATCTGCCATCATTGTAGGAATTGCGGCACTTTTCAGTGGCCTGAAGCATTTGGGAGATAGATATGGAGATGAAAATGTTCATGGATATCTCTGGGCATTAATTCTTTGGTTCGCGATTGGTACAATGATTGTCACTTATCTGGAATATCAAGAAAAACAGCGAAGGAGTGGCAGAATACTTGGAAGAAGTAATTGGGTGTTGGGTAACCTCGAAGAAGAGGATTCTATTGACCTCCTGAGTCCAGCCAGGGTTTCAGCACAAAAAGATGCACAGCATTCTGGACGAATGGAAGTTCAGTTAGAACCTATGAACAGGTGA
- the LOC7458412 gene encoding probable CCR4-associated factor 1 homolog 6 has product MEMSIAPPKEDSIQIREVWNDNLEEEFALIREIVDQFNHVAMDTEFPGVVLRPVGNFKNISDYNYQTLKDNVDMLKLIQLGLTFSDENGNLPTCGTDKFCIWQFNFREFNVTEDIFASDSIELLRQCGIDFKKNSEMGIDVNRFGELLMSSGIVLNDGVNWVTFHSGYDFGYLLKLLTCRSLPDSQAGFFDLINMYFPMVYDIKHLMKFCNSLHGGLNKLAELLEVERIGVCHQAGSDSLLTSSTFKKLKDNFFSGSTEKYAGVLYGLGVENGQNTN; this is encoded by the coding sequence atggaaatgtCAATTGCACCGCCGAAAGAAGACTCTATTCAAATTAGAGAGGTTTGGAATGATAATCTCGAAGAGGAATTTGCCTTGATTCGTGAAATTGTCGATCAGTTTAATCACGTAGCTATGGATACCGAGTTCCCTGGCGTGGTTTTGCGCCCTGTCGGgaattttaagaatattagtGATTATAATTATCAGACTTTGAAAGATAATGTTGATATGTTGAAATTGATCCAATTGGGTCTAACGTTCTCGGATGAGAATGGGAATTTACCAACTTGTGGGACGGATAAGTTTTGCATTTGGCAATTTAATTTTCGTGAGTTTAATGTGACTGAAGACATCTTTGCCAGTGATTCAATTGAATTGTTGCGCCAATGTGGGATTGATTTTAAGAAGAACAGTGAAATGGGTATTGATGTGAATCGGTTTGGTGAGCTTCTGATGTCATCTGGGATTGTTTTGAATGATGGTGTGAACTGGGTTACTTTTCATAGTGGATATGATTTTGGGTATTTGCTCAAGCTTTTGACTTGCAGGAGTTTGCCTGACTCACAAGCAGGATTCTTTGACTTGATCAATATGTATTTTCCAATGGTGTATGATATCAAGCATTTGATGAAGTTTTGCAATAGCCTGCATGGTGGATTGAACAAGCTTGCAGAGTTGTTGGAGGTGGAAAGAATTGGTGTGTGCCATCAAGCTGGCTCTGATAGTTTGCTTACATCATCCACATTTAAGAAGTTGAAGGATAACTTTTTCAGTGGCTCCACTGAGAAGTATGCTGGTGTTTTGTACGGTCTTGGTGTCGAGAATGGACAGAATACTaattga